In Syntrophotaleaceae bacterium, a genomic segment contains:
- the nadA gene encoding quinolinate synthase NadA yields the protein MNQESLKQEIRRLASERNALILAHNYQRDEIQEIADITGDSLGLSMEAARTDKDVIVFCGVHFMAESAAILAPDKTVLLPRLDAGCPMADMITAEGLRQMKLDHPAASVVTYVNSTAATKAETDICCTSANAVRVVGSLDSREIIFAPDRNLGSYVASFLPDKTFHLWQGFCPTHENLEADEVRRIKAEHPGAPFVAHPECNPEVLELADHICSTSGMYDYVRTHSAKKIIIGTEMGILYRMRKESPEKEFILASPRLICPNMKLISLEDLRDSLASMGPVVTVPTDIRERAKVALDRMLAVPRD from the coding sequence ATGAATCAGGAAAGCTTGAAACAGGAAATCCGCCGCTTGGCCAGTGAGCGCAACGCCTTGATTCTCGCTCACAATTATCAGAGGGACGAGATTCAGGAGATTGCCGACATCACCGGCGACTCCCTTGGTCTTTCCATGGAAGCCGCACGGACCGACAAGGACGTGATCGTCTTCTGCGGCGTGCATTTCATGGCGGAAAGCGCCGCCATCCTGGCGCCGGACAAAACGGTGCTGCTGCCCCGTCTCGATGCCGGGTGCCCGATGGCCGACATGATTACCGCCGAAGGCCTGCGGCAGATGAAGTTGGACCATCCGGCCGCCAGTGTGGTGACATACGTCAACAGCACCGCGGCTACCAAGGCGGAAACGGATATCTGCTGCACCAGCGCCAATGCCGTGCGGGTGGTAGGCTCCCTCGATTCACGGGAAATCATCTTTGCGCCGGATCGCAATCTCGGCAGCTATGTGGCTTCCTTTCTGCCGGATAAAACCTTCCACCTCTGGCAGGGGTTCTGCCCTACACATGAGAATCTCGAGGCCGACGAAGTCCGCCGGATCAAGGCGGAACATCCCGGAGCCCCCTTTGTCGCCCATCCTGAATGCAACCCGGAGGTGCTGGAACTGGCCGACCACATCTGCTCCACCAGCGGCATGTACGATTACGTGCGGACGCATTCAGCGAAAAAGATCATCATCGGCACCGAGATGGGAATTCTTTACCGTATGCGCAAGGAGAGTCCGGAAAAGGAATTCATTTTGGCCAGCCCCCGGTTGATCTGCCCCAACATGAAACTGATCTCCCTGGAGGATCTGAGGGACAGCCTCGCATCCATGGGCCCGGTCGTCACCGTCCCCACCGATATCCGGGAGCGGGCCAAAGTGGCCCTGGACCGCATGCTGGCGGTACCGAGGGACTGA
- the recR gene encoding recombination mediator RecR: protein MIDLSPSFSRLVAELAKFPGIGRKTATRLAMFILRQPQSEAEALAGAIKELKARIRFCSICFHFTETDPCPLCTDPNRDDRIICVVQEPQDLLAIERSRSFRGRYHVLHGALSPLDGIGPDDLKIEELLSRLENGTVTEVLLATNFSVEGEATAYYLAKLVGSRGIRTTRLAYGIPLGSDLEYIDEATVNRAVEGRREI, encoded by the coding sequence ATGATAGATTTATCACCTTCATTCAGTCGACTTGTTGCTGAATTGGCCAAGTTTCCGGGGATCGGGCGGAAAACCGCTACCCGGCTGGCCATGTTCATTCTACGCCAGCCGCAATCGGAAGCCGAGGCTCTGGCCGGTGCAATCAAAGAGCTGAAAGCGCGCATCCGGTTCTGCTCGATCTGCTTTCATTTTACGGAAACCGATCCCTGCCCGCTGTGTACCGACCCAAACCGGGACGACCGGATCATATGCGTCGTCCAGGAGCCGCAGGATCTGCTGGCCATCGAGCGAAGCCGCTCCTTCAGGGGGCGGTACCATGTGCTGCATGGTGCGCTGTCACCTCTCGACGGGATCGGGCCGGATGATCTGAAGATTGAGGAATTGCTGTCCCGACTGGAGAACGGTACGGTGACGGAAGTGCTGCTGGCAACCAACTTCAGCGTTGAAGGTGAGGCCACGGCCTATTACCTGGCGAAGCTTGTCGGATCACGGGGCATCCGGACCACAAGGCTGGCCTACGGGATTCCGTTGGGCAGCGACCTCGAATATATCGATGAAGCCACCGTGAATCGGGCGGTTGAGGGGCGAAGAGAAATCTGA
- a CDS encoding DUF4080 domain-containing protein: protein MNLCLVSIHIQRSNKAVALGNAMLASSLKRRFGNQIRVDLLDLYLDDPAGDCVDRILQLQPEWVGLSLAVWNRGMGLEIAEKLKTLRPELVILAGGPEATADRRQLSGLPCIDLVFAGEGEDLLAEAVARFLDGAAIPSLQEDQPPASIKDLSLLPSPWLDGTLKPAELDGLVWELSRGCPFKCDFCFESLGTEGIRRFPRERLQNELALFAASGVRQIFVLDPTFNYQQDEAKQILRLMTETAPGIQFNIEIRSEFIDREMAEMFAGLNCSLQIGLQSADPAVLARINRTFNPKDFQRKMLLLHEAGATYGFDLIYGLPGDSLSGFLASLDFALSMAPNHLDIFPLSVLPSTRLAETASGFGLVYKRQPPYRVLSTPTFGAEDLARAAGIAEACTLFYSRGAAVPWFGLLLENLAWSPGVFFSRLSDWLQAKQVDRTGVLRLQQDFLRDLFEELEHPDRGRIAVDIATWFGCQASLADPSLPCESEEPKAGYNCLNPLARFARFRTDPGELRNHLHGGISDFEELAFFMEEDPCEAVLYLHEGEVDCFRLTEEQARFLKTLPKKMEETSPSEELADFLLEAETRGIVRTGE from the coding sequence ATGAATCTCTGCCTCGTCAGCATTCATATCCAGCGATCGAACAAGGCGGTGGCCCTGGGCAACGCCATGCTCGCCTCGTCCCTGAAACGGCGATTTGGCAACCAGATCCGGGTCGACCTGCTCGATCTTTATCTTGACGATCCTGCCGGGGATTGCGTGGACAGGATTCTGCAACTGCAGCCCGAATGGGTCGGTCTGTCCCTGGCCGTCTGGAACCGGGGCATGGGGCTTGAAATCGCCGAAAAGCTGAAAACGCTGCGTCCGGAACTTGTGATCCTGGCAGGAGGCCCGGAAGCTACGGCCGACCGCCGGCAGCTTTCCGGCCTCCCTTGCATCGACCTGGTCTTCGCTGGCGAGGGTGAGGACCTTTTGGCCGAGGCTGTGGCCCGCTTTCTCGACGGGGCCGCGATCCCCTCCCTCCAGGAAGACCAGCCGCCGGCATCGATCAAAGACCTGTCGCTGCTACCCTCGCCCTGGCTGGACGGCACCCTGAAGCCCGCTGAACTCGACGGTCTTGTCTGGGAACTCAGCCGCGGTTGCCCTTTCAAATGCGATTTCTGTTTCGAGTCCCTGGGGACTGAAGGGATCCGCCGCTTCCCCCGGGAACGCCTGCAGAACGAACTGGCCCTGTTCGCCGCCTCCGGGGTCCGGCAGATTTTCGTCCTCGACCCGACCTTCAACTATCAGCAGGACGAAGCGAAACAGATTCTCCGCTTGATGACCGAAACGGCACCGGGGATTCAGTTCAACATCGAAATTCGCAGTGAGTTTATCGACCGCGAAATGGCGGAGATGTTCGCCGGGCTGAACTGCTCCCTGCAAATCGGACTTCAGAGCGCCGATCCGGCGGTGCTGGCTAGGATCAACCGCACTTTCAACCCCAAGGACTTCCAGCGCAAGATGCTGCTTCTGCACGAGGCCGGTGCAACCTACGGCTTCGACCTGATCTACGGGCTTCCGGGCGACTCGCTGTCCGGTTTTCTGGCCAGCCTCGATTTCGCCCTGAGCATGGCTCCAAACCATCTCGATATTTTCCCTTTGTCCGTTCTGCCCAGCACTCGTCTCGCGGAAACCGCCTCCGGCTTCGGCCTCGTTTACAAGCGCCAGCCCCCTTACCGGGTCCTGTCGACGCCGACCTTCGGTGCGGAGGACCTGGCAAGGGCGGCCGGGATCGCCGAGGCCTGCACCCTGTTCTACAGCCGAGGGGCAGCGGTCCCCTGGTTCGGCCTGCTGCTGGAAAACCTCGCCTGGAGTCCCGGGGTCTTCTTTTCCCGCCTGTCCGACTGGCTGCAGGCAAAGCAGGTCGACAGAACCGGTGTTTTACGGTTGCAGCAGGACTTCCTGCGCGACCTCTTCGAAGAACTGGAACACCCGGACCGAGGACGCATTGCCGTGGACATCGCCACCTGGTTCGGCTGTCAGGCCTCCCTTGCCGATCCCTCCTTGCCTTGTGAAAGCGAGGAGCCGAAAGCGGGGTATAATTGTCTCAATCCGCTCGCCCGGTTCGCCCGGTTCCGCACCGATCCCGGGGAACTGCGGAACCACCTGCATGGCGGAATCAGCGATTTCGAGGAACTCGCCTTCTTTATGGAGGAAGATCCCTGCGAGGCTGTGCTCTATCTGCACGAGGGAGAAGTCGACTGCTTCCGTTTGACCGAGGAGCAGGCCCGTTTTCTTAAAACCTTGCCGAAAAAAATGGAAGAGACATCGCCCTCGGAAGAACTGGCTGATTTTCTGCTGGAAGCCGAAACCAGGGGGATCGTACGAACGGGCGAATAG
- a CDS encoding glycosyltransferase family 9 protein, with product MKNRSFSDKWNKVRRLLVIRMDNIGDMVMLGPALQAIRENLPGAEISMLASPSGSQVMPLLPSVAETIEWRASWQDISKDPTVDPGREWSLVEKLRGRRFDAAIIFTSFTQSPYPPAYVTYLAGIPIRLGHSREFGGSLLSDWFKPPADTCHQVERNLFLLEQAGFRVSSREMKLKVSAADQAVVDALLSRSGVPFDEPYILLVPGASCASRRYDPHRFVSVIRSLSKKTRLPIVIAGSSKESSLLIPILQTPAKRHPGRVVSLLGQTSVPQFAAMVKRAALVVANNSSALHMADALRRPMVILYSGTELISQWRPRFTPAQLLRRETNCSPCYNFTCPFGTECLDIPASEVVDACLNLLAKTDLDRLPTGPTEITLPQSAGKGLRTR from the coding sequence ATGAAGAACCGGTCCTTTTCTGACAAATGGAACAAAGTCCGACGCCTGCTGGTCATCCGCATGGACAACATCGGGGATATGGTCATGCTGGGCCCGGCCCTGCAAGCCATCCGCGAAAACCTGCCCGGCGCTGAAATCAGCATGCTGGCATCACCCTCCGGCAGCCAGGTCATGCCTCTGCTTCCATCGGTGGCGGAGACCATTGAGTGGAGGGCCTCCTGGCAGGATATTTCCAAGGATCCCACCGTCGATCCCGGGCGTGAGTGGTCGCTGGTCGAGAAACTGCGGGGCCGGCGCTTTGATGCGGCCATAATTTTTACCAGTTTTACCCAGTCACCCTATCCGCCCGCCTACGTCACCTATCTGGCCGGGATTCCGATCCGGCTGGGCCATTCCCGGGAATTCGGCGGCAGTCTCCTCAGCGACTGGTTCAAGCCGCCGGCCGACACCTGCCATCAGGTGGAACGCAATCTGTTTCTGCTCGAGCAGGCGGGATTCCGCGTTTCCTCCCGGGAAATGAAACTTAAGGTTTCTGCGGCCGACCAGGCCGTCGTCGACGCGCTGTTGTCCCGCTCCGGAGTGCCTTTCGACGAACCGTACATCCTGCTCGTACCGGGGGCCAGCTGCGCCTCACGCCGATACGATCCGCACCGTTTCGTCTCCGTGATTCGCAGTCTTTCGAAAAAGACCCGTCTGCCGATTGTCATCGCAGGCAGCAGCAAGGAATCTTCTCTCTTGATTCCGATCCTGCAGACTCCCGCCAAGCGGCATCCCGGCCGGGTGGTCTCCCTGCTCGGTCAGACTTCCGTGCCGCAATTTGCTGCAATGGTGAAACGGGCCGCCCTGGTGGTGGCCAACAATTCCTCGGCCCTGCATATGGCCGACGCACTCCGGCGACCCATGGTGATCCTGTATTCAGGCACCGAATTGATCAGCCAGTGGCGGCCCCGTTTCACTCCGGCTCAACTGCTCCGCAGGGAGACAAACTGCTCCCCCTGCTACAACTTTACCTGTCCTTTCGGCACGGAATGCCTGGATATCCCGGCGTCGGAAGTGGTCGATGCCTGTCTGAACCTGCTTGCAAAAACCGATCTGGACCGGCTGCCGACCGGCCCTACGGAAATCACGCTGCCGCAATCGGCCGGAAAGGGACTCCGGACAAGATGA
- a CDS encoding YbaB/EbfC family nucleoid-associated protein: MAKGLGNIMKQAQIMQQKMERMQQELQNRQVEASAGGGMVTATVNGQQQLLSLKIEPSVVDPEDIEMLQDLILAAVNQAVKKSQEMMQEEMAKITGGMNIPGLF, translated from the coding sequence ATGGCAAAAGGTCTTGGAAACATCATGAAGCAAGCTCAGATCATGCAGCAGAAGATGGAGCGGATGCAGCAGGAGCTGCAGAACCGCCAGGTCGAGGCCTCTGCCGGGGGAGGCATGGTGACCGCCACGGTAAACGGTCAGCAGCAGCTGCTTTCGCTGAAGATCGAACCGAGTGTGGTGGACCCCGAAGATATCGAAATGCTTCAGGATCTGATTCTGGCCGCGGTCAACCAGGCGGTCAAGAAAAGCCAGGAGATGATGCAGGAAGAAATGGCCAAGATCACGGGCGGAATGAACATCCCCGGCCTTTTCTGA
- the dnaX gene encoding DNA polymerase III subunit gamma/tau, with amino-acid sequence MSYLVLARKYRPQSFGDLVGQEHVSQTLTNAMNSGRIHHAFLFTGARGVGKTSAARIFAKALNCEEGLSPQPCNRCVSCQEIAAGQGLDVFEIDGASNTGVDDIRELRENIRYLPSRSRFKIFIIDEVHMLSINAFNALLKTLEEPPEHAKFIFATTEPHKIPVTILSRCQRFDFRKIPLASVALRLREIATAENIAISDRSLSLVARRGEGSMRDALSTFDQVIAFCGGQVTDEAVQGLLGLVDRRLLFDTVEGTLARDSRRVLDAVRRVDDLGHSFRQFCQELVDIFRSLVLLKVLDQPEELLDVTPDELGLLQGLAEGCCAEDLQRIMTVLMRAEADLAVSSFPRLTLEMILVRLTYLPPAKDVSVLLRKIEDLERRLGQAGNSLPSSATVPERMPSDREDPAEAKKKSSEPVSEIQPETSEGDKRGGGRRQWEELVRQVRQARPRIGTMLEHGRLIRFEPPELEIGFSAGSFHLEQMKDPETLAVLQGLAKEFCNQPMVLKIVAVNGDQEGSIPRSLIEERQSRVTARRQKLEEEARSHPMVRAAGEIFGGEIVEIRPLDPDSQAGE; translated from the coding sequence ATGTCGTATCTGGTTCTGGCTAGAAAGTATCGGCCCCAGAGCTTCGGCGATCTGGTTGGGCAGGAACATGTCAGCCAGACGCTGACCAACGCGATGAACTCCGGGCGCATTCACCACGCCTTTCTTTTCACCGGTGCGCGAGGGGTCGGCAAGACCTCGGCCGCTCGGATTTTTGCCAAAGCTCTCAACTGCGAAGAAGGACTCTCTCCGCAACCCTGCAACCGCTGCGTCTCCTGTCAAGAAATCGCCGCCGGTCAGGGGCTGGATGTTTTCGAGATCGACGGTGCCTCCAATACCGGTGTCGACGATATCCGCGAGCTGCGTGAGAACATCCGCTATCTGCCTTCGCGCTCCCGTTTCAAGATCTTCATCATCGATGAAGTTCACATGCTTTCCATTAATGCCTTCAACGCCCTGTTGAAGACCCTGGAAGAGCCGCCCGAGCACGCCAAATTCATTTTCGCCACCACCGAGCCGCACAAGATTCCGGTCACGATTCTGTCCCGCTGCCAGCGCTTCGATTTCCGCAAGATCCCCCTGGCTTCCGTGGCTCTGCGCCTGCGGGAAATCGCCACTGCTGAAAACATCGCCATTTCCGACCGGTCCCTGTCACTGGTTGCCCGGAGGGGCGAAGGCAGTATGCGCGATGCGCTCTCCACCTTCGATCAGGTCATCGCCTTCTGCGGAGGTCAGGTGACGGATGAAGCGGTCCAGGGTCTGCTGGGTCTGGTTGATCGGCGGTTGCTTTTCGATACCGTGGAGGGGACCCTCGCCCGGGACAGCCGGAGGGTTCTCGATGCCGTGCGCCGGGTCGATGATCTCGGACATTCCTTTCGTCAGTTCTGTCAGGAACTGGTGGACATTTTCCGCTCCCTGGTGTTGCTCAAGGTGCTGGATCAACCTGAAGAGCTGCTGGATGTAACTCCCGACGAACTTGGCCTGCTGCAGGGACTGGCGGAGGGCTGCTGCGCAGAGGACCTGCAGCGGATAATGACCGTTTTGATGCGGGCGGAAGCCGATCTGGCGGTGTCCTCATTTCCCCGGCTCACGCTGGAGATGATTCTGGTACGATTGACGTATCTGCCGCCGGCCAAAGACGTGTCGGTCCTGCTGCGTAAAATCGAGGATCTCGAGCGCCGTCTGGGCCAAGCCGGAAACTCTTTGCCGTCATCGGCAACTGTTCCCGAGCGGATGCCTTCTGATCGGGAAGATCCGGCGGAGGCGAAAAAAAAAAGTTCTGAGCCGGTTTCCGAAATTCAACCGGAAACTTCCGAGGGTGATAAGCGCGGAGGAGGTCGCCGCCAATGGGAGGAGCTGGTCAGGCAGGTGCGGCAGGCCAGGCCCCGGATTGGAACCATGCTCGAGCATGGCCGGCTGATCCGATTTGAACCTCCGGAGCTGGAGATCGGTTTTTCCGCCGGTTCCTTTCATCTGGAGCAGATGAAGGATCCTGAAACCCTGGCTGTTTTGCAGGGATTGGCGAAGGAATTCTGCAATCAGCCGATGGTCCTGAAGATCGTTGCCGTGAACGGCGATCAGGAAGGGTCCATTCCCCGCTCCCTGATCGAAGAGCGGCAGTCCCGTGTAACCGCTCGTCGTCAGAAGCTGGAAGAGGAGGCTCGGTCCCATCCAATGGTGCGGGCGGCTGGAGAAATTTTCGGCGGCGAGATCGTTGAAATCAGACCGCTGGATCCGGATTCGCAGGCAGGAGAATGA
- a CDS encoding SDR family oxidoreductase, translating into MSFQNQGILITGGARGIGLAVARAFLEKGARVALIDCDREAGEAAKQFLAAGDQALFIPADISREQEVKKAVEETLLRFGRVDVLVNNAGIMIRKPLVELNFDEWQQVLGTNLTGALLCTRECLGELRKNRGSVINIASTRALMSEPDTESYAASKGGLVALTHALAVSLGPDVRVNCISPGWIDVSAWRRNGRQEDLSPADHSQHPAGRVGKPEDVASLVLFLADPSNGFLTGQNIILDGGMTRKMIYV; encoded by the coding sequence ATGTCATTTCAGAACCAGGGCATTCTCATCACCGGCGGCGCCCGGGGAATCGGTTTGGCCGTTGCCCGCGCTTTTCTGGAAAAGGGCGCCAGGGTGGCGCTGATCGACTGCGATCGCGAGGCCGGAGAGGCCGCTAAACAGTTTCTTGCCGCCGGCGATCAGGCTCTGTTCATCCCGGCCGACATCTCCCGGGAGCAGGAGGTGAAGAAGGCTGTGGAGGAAACCCTTCTCCGTTTCGGCCGGGTCGACGTACTGGTCAACAACGCCGGCATCATGATCCGCAAACCCCTTGTGGAGCTGAATTTCGACGAATGGCAGCAGGTCCTCGGCACAAATCTGACCGGAGCCCTGCTCTGCACCCGAGAGTGCCTGGGAGAACTGCGCAAGAACCGTGGATCGGTGATCAATATCGCTTCAACTCGCGCCTTGATGTCCGAGCCCGACACCGAGAGCTACGCCGCCAGCAAAGGGGGCCTCGTCGCCCTCACCCATGCCCTGGCCGTCAGCCTCGGTCCCGATGTGCGGGTCAACTGCATCAGCCCGGGATGGATCGACGTCAGCGCCTGGCGCAGAAACGGCCGACAAGAAGACCTTTCCCCCGCCGATCACAGCCAGCACCCGGCCGGACGGGTCGGCAAGCCCGAAGACGTCGCCAGCCTGGTTCTCTTCCTGGCCGACCCGAGCAATGGCTTCCTCACCGGTCAGAACATCATTCTCGACGGCGGCATGACAAGGAAGATGATTTATGTTTGA
- a CDS encoding rubredoxin, which translates to MDKYVCLICGYVYDPEQGDPENGVEPGTTFEDLPEDWVCPICSAPKDDFEKQD; encoded by the coding sequence ATGGACAAGTATGTTTGTTTGATTTGCGGCTATGTTTACGATCCCGAACAAGGGGACCCGGAAAACGGTGTCGAGCCCGGCACCACCTTTGAAGACTTGCCGGAGGATTGGGTCTGCCCCATCTGCAGTGCTCCCAAGGATGATTTTGAAAAACAGGATTAA
- a CDS encoding Fur family transcriptional regulator yields MSERANFTTEDFILRKELEFDEACRRHGLSQTSQRRAVLAALSRRKDHPTADQLYEELHMELKGLSRTTVYRVLDALVGIGLVRRVTSLEAKARFDADTSRHHHLICINCGSVSDIHDPALNMLALRPDQSGDFRFLDYTITFTGICSDCQQESESA; encoded by the coding sequence ATGAGCGAACGAGCCAACTTTACCACCGAAGATTTCATCCTTCGCAAAGAGCTGGAATTTGACGAAGCCTGCAGGCGCCACGGCCTCAGCCAAACATCTCAAAGGCGTGCCGTATTGGCTGCTTTGTCTCGGCGAAAGGACCACCCCACGGCCGATCAGCTCTACGAGGAACTGCATATGGAGCTTAAGGGCCTTTCCCGAACAACCGTCTACCGGGTTCTTGACGCGCTGGTTGGCATAGGCCTTGTGCGCAGGGTTACGAGTCTTGAGGCCAAAGCCCGCTTCGATGCCGATACAAGCCGACATCATCATCTCATCTGTATCAACTGCGGATCGGTCAGTGACATCCACGACCCGGCCCTCAACATGCTCGCACTCCGCCCCGATCAGTCGGGAGATTTTCGCTTTCTCGACTATACGATCACTTTTACGGGGATTTGTTCTGACTGTCAGCAGGAATCCGAATCCGCCTGA
- a CDS encoding DUF3343 domain-containing protein, with translation MVNEGEFVALFHSIHRVLKAEKLLKQESLKFLLIPAPRELSSACGLAIRFDAENRPQIEAILERESLLPGEIFIKTSDGYRLVNQA, from the coding sequence ATGGTCAACGAAGGGGAATTTGTCGCCCTGTTCCATTCCATCCACCGGGTCCTCAAGGCTGAAAAACTCCTCAAGCAGGAATCCTTGAAATTCCTGCTGATTCCCGCGCCTCGGGAACTGAGTTCCGCCTGCGGCCTGGCGATCCGCTTCGATGCGGAGAACAGGCCGCAGATCGAGGCGATCCTGGAACGGGAGAGTCTCCTTCCCGGAGAAATCTTCATCAAAACATCCGATGGCTACCGTCTTGTCAATCAAGCTTGA
- a CDS encoding glycosyltransferase family 9 protein gives MKGQPKFNFEGIREIVVLRALQLGDLLCAVPAFRSLRSAFPEAKITLVGLPWALGFVKRFHRYLDDFIEFPGFPGLPERTPDIARLPGFLHQIQSRQFDLALQMQGSGAITNPLLALFGAWRNAGFFLPGEFCPDENLFLPYPADEPEVRRHLKLMAHLGVPKLGEHLEFPLYEQDLSEIVGLESMHGPLKTPYACVHPGSRAQARRWPAEYFARVADGLAERGLGVFLTGSAEEAPLTRAVQSLMRCPAVDLAGKTSLGGIGAFLSGARLLVSNDTGLSHLAAALRIPSIVLFSASDPRRWAPLDAKLHRAVPFASKVGPDQILNEVESILNEEPVLF, from the coding sequence TTGAAAGGACAGCCGAAATTCAATTTTGAGGGGATCAGGGAAATAGTGGTTCTGCGGGCCCTGCAGCTGGGGGATCTGCTCTGCGCCGTGCCGGCCTTCCGTTCACTGAGAAGTGCCTTTCCCGAAGCGAAAATCACTCTTGTCGGTCTCCCCTGGGCACTCGGTTTCGTGAAACGATTCCACCGCTACCTGGACGATTTCATCGAGTTTCCCGGCTTCCCGGGGTTGCCCGAGCGCACTCCGGACATCGCTCGCCTGCCAGGCTTCCTGCACCAGATACAATCCCGCCAGTTCGACCTGGCTCTGCAGATGCAGGGCTCGGGGGCTATAACCAATCCCCTGCTGGCCCTTTTTGGAGCATGGAGGAACGCCGGATTTTTTCTGCCTGGGGAGTTTTGTCCGGACGAAAATCTCTTTCTCCCCTATCCGGCCGATGAACCCGAAGTGCGCCGGCATCTGAAGCTGATGGCCCATCTGGGCGTTCCGAAGCTGGGCGAACACCTGGAATTTCCCCTGTACGAACAGGATCTGTCCGAAATAGTCGGCCTGGAATCCATGCACGGACCTCTCAAAACACCTTACGCCTGTGTTCATCCAGGGTCTCGGGCTCAGGCCCGTCGCTGGCCGGCTGAATATTTTGCCCGGGTCGCCGATGGCCTGGCAGAGCGGGGCCTGGGTGTATTCCTGACCGGTTCCGCCGAAGAGGCTCCTCTGACCAGGGCCGTTCAGTCCTTGATGCGGTGCCCGGCCGTGGACCTGGCCGGAAAGACGAGCCTGGGCGGCATTGGAGCTTTCCTGTCGGGCGCCCGCCTGCTGGTGAGCAATGATACGGGCCTGTCTCACCTGGCGGCCGCCCTGCGCATACCCAGCATTGTCCTGTTTTCCGCCTCCGATCCCAGGCGCTGGGCGCCGCTCGATGCCAAACTGCACCGGGCTGTTCCTTTTGCGTCAAAGGTCGGCCCCGACCAGATCCTGAACGAAGTGGAGTCGATACTGAATGAAGAACCGGTCCTTTTCTGA